The Thunnus albacares chromosome 11, fThuAlb1.1, whole genome shotgun sequence genome contains a region encoding:
- the kctd4 gene encoding BTB/POZ domain-containing protein KCTD4, whose product MEWNLGTMESELRHINPDLLQPSKSFKKPSSGTITLNVGGFLYTAHRTTLAKHQGSFLEELANGKKPVQHTDSMGNPFIDRDGPVFRHVLNYLRTGELQLPDDFREAGLLRREADFYRLSELVEAVVEWESLRAAQREVAFLEVTDSHERSQGLKVYCSDTIFIDKVKARLVQISKSRLDGFPEEFVVSSNVIQFRHFIKSEPGSRLVLKEDSTFLCTLDCLKLETVMLALRSGFKLVTSLDSSKGSVVAAEALHFVK is encoded by the coding sequence ATGGAATGGAACCTCGGGACGATGGAAAGTGAACTGAGGCACATCAACCCGGACCTGCTGCAGCCCAGCAAGAGCTTCAAGAAGCCTTCTTCAGGCACCATCACCCTAAACGTAGGGGGGTTCCTGTACACCGCCCACCGGACCACCCTTGCCAAGCACCAAGGTTCCTTTCTGGAAGAGCTTGCCAACGGTAAGAAGCCAGTTCAGCACACCGACTCCATGGGCAACCCGTTCATTGATAGAGATGGTCCAGTTTTCCGCCATGTGCTGAACTACCTCCGAACCGGAGAGCTCCAGCTTCCTGACGACTTCCGGGAGGCGGGGCTCCTGCGAAGAGAGGCCGATTTTTACCGTCTGAGTGAACTGGTGGAAGCCGTGGTCGAGTGGGAAAGTCTGAGGGCAGCCCAGAGGGAAGTCGCCTTTTTGGAGGTGACGGATAGCCACGAGAGGTCGCAGGGCCTCAAGGTGTATTGCAGTGATACCATCTTCATCGATAAGGTCAAAGCGCGGCTGGTGCAGATCTCCAAGAGCCGTCTGGATGGCTTCCCAGAAGAATTTGTGGTGTCGTCCAACGTGATCCAGTTTCGACACTTCATCAAGTCGGAGCCCGGCTCGAGGCTCGTCCTGAAGGAGGACAGCACATTCTTGTGCACTCTTGACTGTCTGAAACTAGAGACAGTGATGCTAGCACTGAGATCAGGCTTCAAGCTGGTTACCAGCCTTGATAGCAGCAAAGGCTCCGTAGTGGCAGCTGAGGCCCTGCATTTTGTCAAGTAG